In Nicotiana tabacum cultivar K326 chromosome 17, ASM71507v2, whole genome shotgun sequence, one DNA window encodes the following:
- the LOC142171664 gene encoding glutaredoxin-C11-like produces the protein MDRIGDLASKKAAVIFTKSSCFMCHSIKALFYDIGASPAIHELDQDPRGKDMEWALRSLGCNPCVPAVFIGGKFVGSSKDIISLQIDGSLKQMLIDAKAIWF, from the coding sequence ATGGATAGAATAGGAGACTTGGCATCAAAGAAGGCAGCAGTAATATTTACCAAGAGTTCATGTTTTATGTGTCATAGTATTAAAGCACTCTTTTATGATATAGGTGCAAGTCCAGCAATTCATGAACTTGATCAAGATCCAAGAGGGAAAGACATGGAGTGGGCATTGAGAAGCTTAGGTTGTAATCCATGTGTTCCTGCAGTTTTTATTGGTGGAAAATTTGTTGGATCATCTAAGGATATTATATCCTTACAAATTGATGGATCACTCAAACAAATGCTCATTGATGCCAAAGCTATTTGGTTCTAA